Proteins encoded within one genomic window of Bemisia tabaci chromosome 2, PGI_BMITA_v3:
- the sotv gene encoding exostosin-2, with protein MSAVHASTILFRFKHFFIFILFILLLSFFSFLLPTNLEVFKGQTTEQFITDSLDNLPKVVLQSNSVVTTGRNNKCNYYNCFNVYRCGFGGSGHIHVYVYPLKKYVDAQGNDIGIPLSKEYFALLKAIVGSKYYTPHSEKACVFIPSIDTLNQNKINLKQTSQALAKLPFWNGGENHLLFNMIPGVMPDYNTVTDLAIGNAILAGAGFDSWTYRVGYDLSIPVFSPLAATIKLHSSSHQRPWLMISSQLNIHPDFTNELLNLASVHSNLYIMESCADPTRVNIRCHQNIPYNYPNVLKKAVFCLILRGARLGQTTLHDALAAGCIPIIVADTYVMPFSEVIDWKRAAIFVQEGNLNSVYDVMQKVSEERRVEMSQQVRWLYKRYFVSIEVMALTALDIINERVFPENMLFYEDWNIPSLIPGSRSPLFLPVTASRSMGFTAVILMYDRISSLFTLIQKLATVPSLSKILVIWNHQHKPPPLVSWPKIMKPLKVIQTPENKLSNRFYPYDEIETEAILSIDDDIVMMTNDELEFGFEVWREFPDRLVGFPSRLHVWDNVTGHWKYESEWTNNISMVLTGVSFYHKYWNYMYTKVLPKSVRDWVDDHMNCEDIAMNFLVANVTNKAPIKVTPRKKFKCPQCTSTEMLSADLSHMIERSHCIDRFTTEFGRMPLLSIEFRADPVLYKDNIPEKLKRFSNIGSL; from the exons ATGAGTGCTGTTCATGCATCTACAATCTTATTCCGTTTCAaacatttctttatttttatcctaTTTATCTTACTGTtatcttttttctcatttcttttaCCAACTAACTTAGAAGTATTTAAAGGACAGACCACAGAACAATTTATAACAGATAGTTTAGATAATCTACCGAAAGTTGTGTTGCAGTCCAACTCAGTCGTTACAACTGGTCGAAATAACAAATGCAACTATTACAATTGTTTCAATGTTTACCGTTGCGGATTCGGAGGAAGTGGACACATTCATGTGTATGTTTATCCcctgaaaaaatatgttgatgCCCAAGGAAATGATATTGGTATCCCCTTATCGAAGGAGTATTTTGCCTTGCTAAAAGCCATTGTCGGCAGTAAATACTACACTCCTCATTCTGAGAAGGCATGCGTCTTCATACCATCGATTGACACtttgaatcaaaataaaatcaacttGAAGCAGACGTCCCAGGCTCTGGCGAAGCTTCCTTT TTGGAATGGTGGTGAAAACCATCTACTTTTCAACATGATCCCCGGAGTTATGCCAGATTATAATACAGTAACGGATCTAGCTATTGGAAATGCCATTCTTGCTGGTGCCGGTTTTGATTCTTGGACCTACCGAGTTGGTTATGACTTATCCATCCCAGTTTTCAGTCCCTTGGCTGCCACCATCAAGCTACACTCATCATCACATCAAAG ACCTTGGCTAATGATATCCTCTCAGCTGAACATCCATCCCGATTTCACAAATGAGCTTTTAAATTTGGCCTCAGTTCATTCAAATTTGTACATTATGGAATCATGTGCTGATCCAACTAGAGTAAATATACGATGCCATCAAAACATCCCGTACAATTATCCAAATGTTctaaag AAAGCTGTATTTTGTTTAATCCTGCGGGGAGCCAGGCTTGGGCAAACTACTCTTCATGATGCGTTGGCCGCTGGATGTATCCCTATAATCGTTGCTGATACTTATGTCATGCCATTTTCAGAGGTTATTGACTGGAAAAG AGCAGCCATTTTTGTGCAAGAAGGAAATTTAAACTCTGTGTATGATGTAATGCAGAAGGTTTCAGAGGAGAGACGTGTTGAAATGTCACAGCAAGTCAGGTGGTTGTACAAGCGCTATTTTGTCAGCATTGAAGTCATGGCTCTGACTGCACTCGACATCATAAACGAAAGAGTCTTCCCGGAAAACATGCTTTTCTACGAGGACTGGAATATCCCATCACTAATA CCTGGATCTCgttctcctctttttttgccTGTGACGGCTTCACGATCGATGGGATTCACTGCTGTAATTCTTATGTACGATAGGATCAGTAGCTTATTCACTCTCATTCAGAAACTTGCAACAGTTCCAAGTTTAAGCAAAATCCTTGTCATTTGGAATCATCAGCATAAACCACCTCCCCTGGTAT CTTGGCCAAAAATTATGAAGCCCCTGAAAGTGATACAAACACCGGAGAACAAACTTTCAAATCGGTTCTACCCATATGATGAAATAGAGACAGAAGCTATTCTGAGCATTGATGATGACATTGTCATGATGACAAATGATGAGTTAGAGTTTGGTTTTGAGGTTTGGCGTGAGTTTCCTGATAGACTTGTTGGGTTTCCTTCTCGCTTGCATGTCTGGGACAATGTGACAGGACACTGGAAATACGAGTCAGAATGGACAAACAATATTTCTATGGTGCTGACTGGTGTCTCTTTCTATCATAAG TATTGGAATTATATGTACACCAAAGTACTCCCAAAGTCTGTCCGTGACTGGGTGGATGATCACATGAACTGTGAAGATATTGCAATGAATTTCCTCGTCGCTAATGTTACAAACAAGGCCCCTATCAAA GTGACACCACGGAAGAAATTTAAATGCCCACAATGTACTAGCACTGAAATGTTGTCTGCTGATCTGAGTCACATGATAGAGCGCTCTCACTGCATTGATCGATTTACCACTGAATTTGGTAGGATGCCTTTGCTCTCCATAGAATTTCGTGCTGATCCAGTTCTCTACAAAGACAACATTCCTGAAAAACTGAAACGATTCAGCAATATTGGTAGCTTGTAA